A single Candidatus Methanomethylicota archaeon DNA region contains:
- a CDS encoding amidohydrolase family protein encodes MMVVIDAHVFIGESIYFRRGEFLAEDLLKVMDENGVDMAVVVAPPPGPYYDSGNKYVYEATRKYDRLIGVYRLNPWFGVSEIDKARRAIVEWGFKAIYIDPQNESFSITSPIVKSVISLAGELDVPLYIKSSQSQFYSQEGVVFLSYMNQNVKFITGQSSLAAILSTRSPMAQNLKNLFLETYPLRGGHMGVDYFLKRLPETMDPSRLVFSSQMPFGHVKLELRTIELTGLDDSFKRLILGENIKRVLKI; translated from the coding sequence ATGATGGTGGTTATAGATGCACATGTATTCATTGGTGAAAGCATATATTTTAGGAGGGGGGAGTTCCTAGCTGAAGATTTATTGAAGGTTATGGATGAGAATGGTGTTGATATGGCGGTGGTAGTTGCCCCTCCACCTGGACCATACTATGATTCTGGGAATAAGTATGTTTATGAGGCTACTAGGAAGTATGATAGGTTGATTGGAGTTTACCGTTTAAACCCATGGTTTGGAGTTTCAGAAATTGATAAGGCTAGGAGAGCTATTGTGGAGTGGGGTTTCAAAGCCATATACATTGATCCTCAAAATGAATCCTTCTCGATAACTTCTCCAATTGTTAAATCTGTGATATCATTGGCTGGGGAGCTTGATGTCCCACTATACATTAAGAGTTCTCAATCGCAGTTTTATTCACAGGAAGGCGTAGTCTTCTTATCATACATGAATCAGAATGTGAAGTTCATTACTGGTCAATCATCTTTAGCTGCAATACTATCCACTAGGTCTCCAATGGCGCAGAATCTTAAAAACCTCTTCCTTGAAACTTACCCTTTGAGGGGTGGACATATGGGTGTTGACTACTTCCTTAAACGTTTACCTGAAACTATGGATCCAAGTAGGCTTGTTTTCAGTTCTCAAATGCCCTTTGGACATGTGAAATTGGAATTGAGGACTATTGAGCTTACTGGCTTGGATGATTCATTTAAGCGACTTATATTGGGTGAAAATATTAAGCGTGTATTAAAAATATAG
- a CDS encoding M20 family metallopeptidase has translation MEKEKEYALSIIDRYEGRFVEVSDLVWEFAELGLVEFKSSSLLADELEKHGFRVKRGIAGMPTAFVAEWGSGKPVIGIMGEYDALPGLSQKPVPWKEPLVEGAPGHGCGHNIHGVSGLAAAIAVRYAMEKFGIPGTIRFYGCPAEENFSGKVYMVRDGYFNDVDAVISHHPSTMNGATLMSSLANNSVKFHFYGKASHAGGSPEAGRSALDAVELMNVGVNYMREHIIQDARIHYIIEKGGDQPNIVPPYARSWYLIRAPEREQVEEIYNWILDIAKGAALMTQTQYKVEFIKGVYNKIPNRTIAETIVKNMRLIGLPKYSDEDIKFAQEIAKTIPMETKINQLRNSKRPGWEKLIDKLMDDEIPDPWGEGEVSHGSTDVADVSWQAPTVEFSTATWVLGTPGHSWQNVAQCRVGLGHKSLIFAAKTMAATVLDLLMNKELLERAKEEHKNRLRGRVYKSPLPPDHKPPLDAWKK, from the coding sequence ATGGAGAAAGAGAAGGAGTATGCTTTAAGCATTATTGATAGGTATGAGGGGCGTTTTGTTGAGGTTTCTGATTTGGTTTGGGAGTTTGCTGAGCTTGGTCTTGTGGAGTTTAAGTCTTCTAGTTTGTTGGCTGATGAGTTGGAGAAGCATGGTTTTAGAGTTAAACGTGGCATTGCCGGTATGCCAACAGCCTTCGTAGCAGAATGGGGGAGTGGAAAACCAGTAATAGGGATAATGGGAGAATACGATGCCCTACCAGGACTCTCACAAAAACCAGTACCATGGAAGGAACCATTAGTTGAAGGTGCTCCTGGTCATGGTTGTGGTCATAATATTCATGGTGTTAGTGGTTTAGCTGCAGCTATTGCCGTTAGGTATGCCATGGAGAAGTTTGGTATACCCGGTACCATCAGATTCTATGGTTGCCCAGCAGAGGAAAACTTCAGTGGAAAAGTCTACATGGTTAGGGATGGATACTTCAATGATGTAGACGCCGTAATAAGCCACCACCCAAGCACAATGAATGGAGCAACATTAATGAGTAGCCTAGCAAACAACTCCGTGAAATTCCACTTTTATGGTAAAGCTTCTCATGCTGGTGGTAGTCCTGAGGCTGGTAGGAGTGCTCTTGATGCTGTTGAGCTTATGAATGTTGGTGTTAATTATATGCGTGAACATATTATTCAGGATGCTAGGATACACTATATCATTGAGAAGGGTGGAGACCAGCCAAATATAGTTCCACCATACGCCAGAAGCTGGTATCTAATAAGAGCCCCTGAGAGGGAGCAGGTTGAGGAAATCTATAATTGGATTCTGGATATAGCTAAGGGGGCAGCACTAATGACACAAACACAATACAAAGTGGAATTCATAAAGGGGGTTTACAACAAGATACCAAATAGGACTATCGCTGAAACCATAGTTAAAAACATGAGGTTAATTGGTCTACCAAAGTATAGTGATGAAGACATAAAATTTGCACAAGAAATTGCAAAGACGATACCCATGGAAACAAAGATAAATCAATTAAGAAACTCTAAGAGGCCTGGATGGGAGAAGCTTATCGATAAATTGATGGATGATGAGATACCAGACCCATGGGGTGAAGGTGAAGTTAGTCATGGATCCACAGATGTAGCAGATGTAAGCTGGCAAGCACCAACGGTAGAGTTCAGTACTGCAACATGGGTTTTAGGCACCCCAGGCCATTCATGGCAGAATGTTGCCCAATGTAGAGTTGGTTTAGGACATAAATCATTAATATTCGCAGCAAAAACTATGGCTGCAACAGTATTAGACCTATTGATGAATAAAGAGCTTCTTGAAAGAGCAAAGGAGGAGCATAAGAATAGGCTTAGGGGTAGAGTTTATAAGTCTCCATTACCACCAGATCATAAACCACCATTAGATGCATGGAAGAAATAG
- a CDS encoding creatininase family protein, which yields MSFELSNMSWVEAGRKLPSSSMVIVPVGSTEQHGLHLGLGTDWIIAWELAKRVGEIKGIPVLPVLPYGVAVHHMDFPGTITLSFNTFKSVIMDVLESLHRHGVSKVLFINGHGGNLNALLEACREARTKFNMICVVCQWWDVLAGMGLTVEGQPAQTHAGYAETALMLALRPESVHLENAILSSTKQVHDEIKLESLSSARFMGGLVRLALNTSDVSDTGSMTEALPSVIPDVRDFSKVNLDLGRRLMDLLVDWLCKFVDAFKTFNLEKTSVSEDKAFKALRGV from the coding sequence TTGTCTTTTGAACTTTCGAATATGAGTTGGGTGGAGGCTGGTAGGAAGCTACCCTCCTCCAGTATGGTTATAGTTCCAGTGGGTTCCACCGAGCAACATGGTTTACATTTGGGTTTGGGTACTGATTGGATTATTGCGTGGGAGCTTGCTAAACGTGTTGGTGAGATTAAGGGTATACCAGTGTTGCCAGTTTTACCTTATGGTGTTGCTGTGCATCATATGGATTTCCCTGGGACCATAACATTATCCTTTAATACCTTTAAGTCTGTTATTATGGATGTTTTGGAGTCTCTGCATAGGCATGGTGTTTCGAAAGTTCTTTTCATTAATGGGCATGGTGGTAATTTAAATGCTTTGCTTGAAGCTTGTAGGGAGGCTAGAACTAAATTTAATATGATTTGTGTTGTTTGCCAGTGGTGGGATGTCCTTGCAGGTATGGGTTTAACTGTTGAAGGTCAGCCTGCACAGACCCATGCTGGATATGCTGAAACGGCTTTAATGCTTGCCTTAAGACCTGAATCTGTTCATCTTGAGAATGCAATACTCTCCTCAACTAAGCAAGTTCATGATGAAATTAAGCTTGAGAGTTTAAGTTCAGCTAGATTTATGGGTGGATTGGTGAGGTTGGCTTTAAACACTTCAGATGTTTCTGATACGGGTTCCATGACTGAAGCTCTTCCAAGTGTAATTCCAGATGTGAGGGATTTCTCTAAGGTTAATTTGGATTTGGGTAGGAGGCTTATGGATTTACTTGTGGATTGGCTTTGCAAATTTGTTGATGCTTTTAAAACTTTCAATCTCGAGAAGACAAGTGTTTCTGAAGATAAGGCATTTAAGGCTTTGAGGGGTGTTTAA
- a CDS encoding M28 family metallopeptidase — translation MKNINQILKEEYSIQELMEFVTRLSQYHRIQGSDGIEEAGEYIKETLMGRSGWNVELKKYSYSVQHGSFDPVVGWSVKGGELRLVKPREELLHTYKNSRTHIAAHSPGGVVEGEVVHVGNGTSIENYEKMDVSGKIVLAYGYGNIVYKNALMKGAMGVLIYRRSGTEDSVPYMGLFLTPEEAKEAKIPAVTVSRSTANKLIQLIERGEKPIVRISVDAKYRVEASIPVVTMKIGNLESEIHLTAHYCHPAGTVNDNVSGSAALMELALSFTRLIEKKILEEPDKHAIRFIWIPEYAGSLAYMLNEKPKAVFNINLDMIGERQELTGSTINFVKSPPKIYHPYEAITYYTFKRNLSLSEEIGSPRSALSYRFDLTPYQSGSDHDVYIQLWIPAIMILQWPDKYYHSDQDTIDKFDPTLAKIIAVAAGESAYKISRKEFEEEVKMYAKTYFHEYIANELQYTNMENLNERYRYLINVIGEKTLQVTEDEYIKALMEKAGKQEYIEEGEKYIYRGPIGNLSERAIYRAIGWKKYIEMEKTAEKTPIMSRIIGVMIPLYMRKPMSINELQRTILMEFGVKVEREVLEKAVEILIEAKILEKV, via the coding sequence ATGAAGAATATAAATCAAATCCTAAAAGAAGAGTACTCAATACAGGAATTAATGGAGTTTGTCACCAGATTAAGCCAATACCATAGGATACAAGGTAGTGATGGAATTGAAGAAGCTGGAGAATACATAAAGGAAACTTTGATGGGGAGAAGTGGATGGAATGTGGAATTGAAGAAGTATAGTTATAGCGTTCAACATGGATCCTTCGATCCAGTGGTCGGCTGGAGCGTTAAAGGGGGAGAACTAAGACTAGTAAAGCCAAGGGAAGAATTACTACACACATACAAGAATTCAAGAACACACATTGCAGCCCACAGTCCAGGAGGAGTTGTTGAAGGGGAAGTGGTGCATGTTGGGAATGGAACATCCATTGAAAACTATGAGAAGATGGATGTAAGTGGGAAGATTGTACTTGCATATGGTTATGGAAACATAGTTTACAAGAATGCCTTAATGAAGGGAGCTATGGGAGTTCTAATATATAGGAGGAGTGGAACAGAAGATTCAGTTCCATATATGGGATTATTCCTAACACCAGAAGAAGCGAAGGAAGCAAAAATACCTGCAGTAACAGTATCCAGAAGCACAGCTAACAAACTAATACAACTAATCGAGAGGGGGGAGAAACCCATAGTTAGAATAAGTGTTGACGCAAAATATAGAGTTGAAGCATCAATACCAGTAGTCACAATGAAAATTGGAAATTTGGAAAGCGAAATCCATTTAACAGCACACTACTGCCACCCAGCTGGAACAGTGAACGATAATGTCAGTGGATCAGCAGCATTAATGGAGCTAGCTCTAAGCTTCACAAGACTCATAGAAAAGAAGATTTTAGAAGAGCCAGATAAACATGCAATAAGATTCATATGGATACCAGAATATGCAGGTTCACTGGCATACATGTTAAATGAAAAGCCAAAAGCAGTTTTCAACATAAACTTAGATATGATTGGAGAAAGGCAAGAATTAACAGGATCAACAATAAACTTCGTAAAATCACCACCAAAAATCTACCACCCATACGAAGCCATAACATACTACACATTCAAAAGAAACCTATCACTAAGCGAAGAGATAGGGTCACCTAGAAGCGCACTATCATATAGATTCGACCTAACACCATACCAATCCGGAAGCGACCACGACGTATACATCCAACTATGGATACCAGCAATAATGATACTACAATGGCCTGACAAATACTACCACAGCGACCAAGATACAATAGACAAATTCGACCCTACACTGGCGAAAATAATAGCCGTAGCAGCAGGGGAATCAGCATACAAAATATCCAGGAAGGAATTTGAAGAAGAAGTTAAAATGTATGCAAAAACATACTTCCACGAATACATTGCAAACGAACTACAATACACAAACATGGAAAACTTGAATGAAAGATATAGATACCTAATAAACGTTATAGGTGAAAAGACACTACAAGTAACTGAAGATGAATACATAAAGGCATTAATGGAGAAAGCTGGAAAACAAGAATACATTGAAGAGGGGGAGAAGTACATATATAGGGGACCCATAGGAAACCTATCGGAAAGAGCCATATACAGAGCTATTGGATGGAAGAAGTACATTGAAATGGAGAAGACTGCTGAGAAAACACCAATAATGTCCAGAATAATAGGCGTAATGATACCATTATACATGAGGAAACCCATGAGCATAAATGAACTTCAAAGAACAATACTAATGGAATTTGGAGTTAAAGTTGAAAGGGAAGTATTGGAGAAGGCCGTGGAAATATTAATTGAAGCAAAAATTCTAGAAAAAGTATAG
- a CDS encoding ABC transporter ATP-binding protein, protein MLDLLEGMIMSDTLLYVENLKKYFEVRRGLFGRRRLYVKAVDGVDLTLRKGEAVSIVGESGCGKTTLGKTILRLYEPTDGKIIFDGKDITNLGWKELKWYRRETGLVQQDPFGALPPFMTVKKILEEPLIIHGLKSRKEREERIYKVLERVRLTPIEDFINKYPHMLSGGQQQRLVIARSIILEPKLIVADEPVSMLDASVRIEILKLLEELQKTYNLSIMYITHDLSTTRYFSERIYIMYAAHIVENADTREILRNPLHPYTRALLSVIPDPDSANRFIIRNVPAGEPPNLINPPPGCRFHPRCPDIKKGLCDLKEPPTFEVGKGHYVRCWLYG, encoded by the coding sequence ATGTTGGATTTATTGGAAGGGATGATCATGAGCGACACATTATTGTATGTTGAAAATTTGAAGAAGTATTTTGAGGTTAGGAGAGGGCTTTTCGGTAGGAGAAGGTTATATGTGAAGGCAGTTGATGGTGTGGATTTAACACTTAGGAAGGGGGAAGCAGTATCCATTGTCGGTGAAAGTGGATGTGGGAAAACCACTTTGGGTAAAACTATCCTTAGACTTTATGAACCCACTGATGGGAAGATAATATTTGATGGGAAGGATATAACCAACTTGGGATGGAAGGAGCTGAAATGGTATAGGCGTGAGACTGGCTTAGTTCAGCAAGACCCATTTGGAGCATTACCACCATTCATGACTGTTAAAAAGATACTTGAAGAGCCGCTCATAATCCATGGTTTAAAGAGTAGGAAGGAGAGGGAGGAGAGGATTTATAAGGTTTTAGAGCGGGTTAGATTAACTCCAATTGAAGATTTCATCAATAAATACCCACACATGTTGAGTGGTGGGCAACAGCAGAGGCTTGTAATAGCTAGATCAATAATTTTAGAGCCAAAACTAATAGTTGCAGATGAACCAGTTTCCATGTTGGATGCATCTGTCAGAATAGAGATACTTAAGCTACTAGAAGAATTGCAGAAAACTTACAATCTAAGTATAATGTATATTACGCATGATCTCTCAACGACAAGGTACTTCTCAGAAAGGATCTATATAATGTATGCTGCTCACATTGTTGAAAATGCAGATACGAGGGAGATTTTACGTAACCCGCTGCATCCCTACACTAGAGCTTTATTAAGCGTTATACCAGACCCTGATTCAGCAAACCGCTTCATAATTAGAAATGTACCTGCTGGTGAACCGCCAAACCTAATAAATCCACCACCAGGTTGCCGTTTCCACCCCAGATGCCCAGATATTAAGAAGGGGTTATGTGATTTAAAGGAGCCTCCAACATTCGAAGTCGGTAAAGGACATTATGTGAGGTGTTGGCTTTACGGTTAA
- a CDS encoding amidohydrolase family protein has translation MILALVNGFLIDGSGGKPIDRATVVIDGSRIKAVGPSSEVKVPSEAKVINLDGLTILPGLIDAHMHFMGTRTHKLEEEFTVPDQVKLLRCVSDASALLDAGFTTVKDCGGTNGLYLKFAVAEGSIRGPRIVAAGYVLSQTFGHGDIHFIPIHWAKEKIPTICDGVDDCRRAARYALREGADFIKICATGGVMSMRDRPEHTQFSLEEMKVIVEEARKVGTFVTAHAQGTEGIKMAILAGVKTIDHGIYLDDEAVKMMKERNVILVPTLSIVNQIVTRGREVGIVEWGLAKAMEAFESHLKSVRKAYEAGVKIAVGTDFGGPELWKLGTNAMELELLVDKVGFKPMDAIVSATKISAEACGLEKKIGTIEAGKLADIIVVNGNPLEDIRVLRDVRNVKMVLKEGKIEVNKLS, from the coding sequence ATGATTCTGGCATTGGTTAATGGATTTCTAATTGATGGTAGTGGTGGTAAGCCTATTGATAGGGCTACTGTGGTGATTGATGGTTCAAGGATTAAGGCTGTTGGCCCAAGCTCTGAGGTTAAGGTTCCCAGTGAAGCTAAGGTTATTAACCTTGATGGTTTAACTATTCTACCTGGCCTTATAGATGCCCATATGCATTTCATGGGTACTAGAACACATAAATTGGAGGAGGAGTTTACAGTTCCAGATCAAGTTAAACTTCTAAGATGTGTGAGTGATGCATCTGCACTTCTAGATGCTGGCTTCACCACTGTTAAGGATTGTGGTGGAACTAATGGTTTGTATTTGAAGTTTGCAGTGGCTGAGGGAAGTATTAGGGGTCCTAGGATTGTTGCAGCTGGATATGTTTTGAGTCAAACTTTCGGTCATGGGGATATACATTTCATACCAATACATTGGGCTAAAGAGAAGATTCCAACCATATGTGATGGTGTGGATGATTGTCGTAGAGCTGCAAGATATGCTTTGAGGGAGGGGGCTGATTTCATAAAGATATGTGCCACTGGTGGCGTTATGTCTATGCGTGATAGACCTGAGCATACGCAATTCTCCCTTGAAGAGATGAAGGTTATAGTGGAGGAGGCTAGGAAGGTTGGAACCTTCGTTACAGCCCATGCTCAGGGAACTGAGGGGATAAAGATGGCAATATTGGCTGGAGTTAAAACCATTGATCATGGCATATACTTGGATGATGAAGCTGTAAAGATGATGAAGGAGAGGAATGTAATCCTCGTTCCAACACTATCCATAGTTAATCAGATAGTTACCCGTGGTAGGGAGGTTGGCATTGTGGAGTGGGGTTTAGCAAAGGCTATGGAGGCTTTTGAAAGTCATTTGAAGAGTGTTAGGAAAGCTTATGAAGCTGGAGTTAAGATTGCTGTGGGAACAGATTTTGGGGGTCCAGAATTGTGGAAGCTTGGTACAAACGCCATGGAGCTTGAATTGCTTGTAGATAAGGTTGGATTTAAACCCATGGATGCCATAGTATCTGCAACTAAGATCTCTGCTGAAGCATGTGGGTTGGAGAAGAAGATTGGAACCATAGAAGCTGGGAAACTTGCAGATATAATAGTGGTTAATGGTAATCCATTGGAAGACATAAGGGTTTTAAGAGATGTGCGGAATGTGAAAATGGTTTTAAAGGAAGGTAAAATTGAAGTGAATAAACTGTCTTAA
- a CDS encoding flavin reductase family protein, translating to MVRVSVDPYSVINETIAKLNSGGLLLVSMGLSGVPNVMTIGWGLIGRMWREPFFIVAVRKSRYTHKLLEERGEFTVNVPSDGMDKVLEYCGTYSGRDHDKFKELGLTAMPSYKVSVPYIAQCPIHYECKVSFKVDVTPGSLEKSIEESIYPSGNYHTLYFGRILGVYVEESIASKILK from the coding sequence ATGGTTAGGGTTAGTGTGGATCCATATTCCGTTATTAATGAAACTATTGCAAAGCTTAATTCTGGTGGGCTTCTATTGGTTTCTATGGGTTTAAGTGGCGTTCCAAATGTTATGACTATTGGTTGGGGTTTAATTGGTAGGATGTGGAGGGAGCCATTCTTCATTGTGGCTGTTAGGAAGTCTAGGTATACGCATAAATTGCTTGAAGAGCGTGGGGAATTCACAGTTAATGTTCCAAGTGATGGTATGGATAAGGTTTTGGAGTATTGTGGAACTTATTCTGGTAGGGATCATGATAAGTTTAAGGAACTTGGCCTTACAGCTATGCCCAGCTATAAGGTTTCAGTGCCATATATAGCTCAATGCCCAATTCATTATGAATGTAAAGTTTCATTCAAAGTTGATGTTACTCCTGGCAGTTTGGAGAAGTCTATTGAGGAGAGCATTTATCCATCTGGGAATTATCATACACTGTATTTCGGTAGGATACTTGGAGTATATGTTGAAGAATCCATTGCTTCAAAAATTTTAAAATAA
- a CDS encoding amidohydrolase family protein produces MVYIDAHTHFGPPGKDLPPVTPEERIKLMDSIGMDAMVTTPPYSSISADRSYREANLFLLDVQRKYPDRFYCVARVNPHLRGRAVEEAEWALKNGFWGIKIHLRNEAVSPDNRILIFPIMEKLREYGGLLLLHTGEADYSHPTSVGYLAEHFPEVPIILGHLGKSFYMDAILVARWFDNVFVDTALCHSLEAIEKAVDLAGPEKVLYASDFPQGCIELETLKIKLADISDRDRELILGLNIKRILDDIRKRRGL; encoded by the coding sequence GTGGTTTATATTGATGCCCATACACATTTTGGTCCTCCAGGTAAAGATCTACCTCCAGTAACTCCTGAGGAGAGAATTAAGCTTATGGATTCGATTGGTATGGATGCCATGGTGACGACACCACCATACTCTTCAATATCTGCTGATAGGAGTTATAGGGAGGCAAATCTCTTCCTACTTGATGTTCAGAGGAAGTATCCTGATAGGTTTTATTGCGTTGCAAGGGTTAACCCCCATCTTAGGGGGAGGGCTGTTGAAGAGGCTGAGTGGGCTTTGAAGAATGGTTTTTGGGGTATAAAGATTCATTTGAGGAATGAGGCTGTTTCCCCAGATAATCGCATATTAATATTCCCAATAATGGAGAAGCTTAGAGAGTATGGTGGCCTACTATTGCTACATACTGGTGAAGCCGATTATTCCCATCCCACTAGTGTTGGGTATTTGGCTGAGCACTTTCCAGAAGTTCCAATCATCCTGGGCCATTTGGGTAAATCCTTCTATATGGATGCTATACTTGTAGCTAGATGGTTTGATAATGTTTTTGTGGATACAGCTTTATGTCATAGTTTAGAGGCTATTGAGAAGGCTGTGGATCTCGCTGGCCCTGAGAAGGTTTTGTATGCTTCTGATTTCCCTCAAGGGTGTATTGAACTTGAAACTTTGAAGATTAAACTTGCAGATATATCTGATAGGGATCGTGAACTCATTCTTGGATTGAATATTAAGCGAATTTTAGATGATATTAGGAAGAGGAGGGGGTTATGA
- a CDS encoding D-aminoacylase, producing the protein MVGNYDLVIVNGRIIDGSGNPWYKANIGIQDGKISVITKSKINGEIEIDASGLVITPGFIDIHSHSDMGLRNLIYNKATNRVMQGITTEAVGNCGSSAYGWTKKYAEKYEERLKKFGLEYKIDWTRLSEWKRKVEERGYAINIAPFVGFGTIRTSVLGEEGEGGERSDIGESELNEMKKLLREAMEDGAFGMTAGLEYDVQRNAYTEELIEMCRVVAEYHGLFMAHIRSEDEMLIEAVKEFIRICREAGVSGCISHHKACHPNSWGKPYETIRLIREARMSGVDVICDQYPWLKVAVLNVGEFFRIEGEEEISSKEREKILEYMKDDEKWKKMKEEAIRRYQMEEEYIERKKRELAKRGTPFRMPWNPTTYFVIAHSKTHPEYVDKNFTEVAKLMGVEDPWEAMRKLYIMDDGETTVAEGYMREEDVIEIMKAPFTAISTDGGTEDEPKALHPRNYGTYPQFLGYYVRERKVVELEEAIRKITSLPARFLNLKDRGLLREGYWADIVIFDEREIANLATYEKPCTYPKGIKYVIVNGEIVVENGKHTGKLPGKVLTYSR; encoded by the coding sequence ATGGTTGGAAATTATGATTTGGTAATAGTTAATGGGAGGATTATTGATGGTAGTGGCAATCCATGGTATAAGGCGAACATAGGCATCCAAGATGGGAAAATTAGCGTTATAACCAAATCAAAGATTAATGGTGAAATAGAAATAGATGCAAGTGGACTTGTAATAACCCCTGGATTCATAGATATACATTCACATTCAGATATGGGACTTAGAAACCTAATATACAATAAAGCCACCAATAGGGTTATGCAAGGGATAACCACAGAAGCTGTGGGCAACTGCGGTTCATCAGCTTATGGATGGACTAAGAAGTATGCTGAAAAGTATGAAGAGAGATTGAAGAAGTTTGGATTAGAATATAAGATAGATTGGACTAGGCTGAGTGAATGGAAGAGGAAGGTTGAGGAAAGAGGGTATGCAATAAACATAGCACCCTTCGTTGGATTTGGAACTATAAGGACGAGCGTATTAGGCGAAGAGGGGGAGGGTGGAGAGAGATCAGATATAGGTGAGAGTGAGTTGAATGAAATGAAGAAGCTCTTAAGAGAGGCTATGGAGGATGGAGCGTTTGGGATGACTGCAGGATTAGAATACGATGTCCAGAGAAATGCATATACAGAGGAGCTGATAGAAATGTGTAGAGTTGTAGCGGAATATCATGGGCTATTCATGGCGCACATAAGATCTGAAGATGAAATGCTTATAGAAGCTGTAAAGGAGTTCATAAGGATATGTAGGGAAGCAGGAGTTTCAGGATGCATATCACATCACAAAGCATGCCACCCAAACAGTTGGGGGAAACCATATGAAACCATAAGGCTAATAAGGGAGGCAAGAATGTCAGGGGTAGATGTAATATGCGATCAATACCCATGGCTAAAGGTGGCGGTGCTAAATGTTGGAGAATTCTTCAGAATAGAGGGGGAGGAGGAAATATCAAGTAAAGAGAGGGAGAAGATACTTGAATATATGAAGGATGATGAAAAGTGGAAGAAGATGAAGGAGGAAGCCATAAGGAGATATCAAATGGAAGAGGAATATATAGAGAGGAAGAAGAGGGAACTTGCAAAGAGGGGGACTCCATTCAGAATGCCATGGAACCCAACAACATACTTCGTCATAGCACACTCAAAAACGCACCCAGAATACGTAGACAAAAACTTCACGGAAGTAGCCAAATTAATGGGAGTTGAAGACCCATGGGAAGCCATGAGGAAACTATACATAATGGATGATGGAGAAACCACAGTTGCAGAAGGATACATGAGGGAAGAAGACGTGATAGAAATAATGAAGGCACCATTCACAGCAATATCCACAGATGGTGGAACAGAAGATGAGCCAAAAGCACTACACCCAAGAAACTACGGAACATACCCACAATTCCTAGGATACTACGTTAGGGAGAGAAAAGTCGTGGAGTTAGAGGAAGCCATAAGGAAGATAACATCACTACCAGCAAGATTCCTAAACCTAAAGGATAGAGGACTACTAAGAGAGGGATACTGGGCAGACATAGTAATATTCGATGAAAGGGAGATAGCAAACCTAGCAACCTATGAAAAGCCATGCACATACCCAAAAGGGATAAAATACGTCATAGTAAACGGCGAAATAGTGGTGGAGAATGGGAAGCATACTGGAAAACTACCTGGAAAAGTACTAACATACTCTAGATAG